Proteins co-encoded in one Leucobacter exalbidus genomic window:
- a CDS encoding LysR family transcriptional regulator — protein MLNPSHLRTLLVVLEQGSFAAAANRLGYTPSAVSQQIAALEQSVGVTLFDRGARNAIPTHAARVMATRAQSVLTELDAIEEAVRLPSELDASRLPPLRISVYPSLVSPLAPYLATQGNRMGEPARVKLSVRDPSLSVKALVDGEDVDVSVVYLVDGTELHWPAALQSVAIGTDPYLLVVPRAWEVHHPLQGAGVHSLAMGLASLQNRPWVMHHPGSSDSEVIERLFTAHRLQPQVVARADDFTVSLRLVSLGFAGAFIPRVALGPISELSPDVVVIDVPELQLSRSVTALISPRAPVEEVADLVAALQQLHNHAPSTSIPTATPTGA, from the coding sequence GTGCTGAACCCCTCGCATTTGCGCACGCTTCTCGTCGTACTTGAACAGGGCTCTTTCGCGGCCGCCGCCAATCGGCTCGGGTACACTCCCTCGGCGGTGTCCCAGCAAATTGCGGCGCTCGAACAGAGCGTGGGGGTCACGCTCTTCGATCGCGGTGCACGCAATGCCATCCCCACGCACGCCGCCCGGGTAATGGCGACGCGAGCTCAGTCCGTACTTACCGAGCTCGACGCGATCGAGGAGGCGGTTCGACTGCCCTCAGAACTCGATGCTTCCCGCCTCCCTCCGCTACGAATCAGCGTCTACCCAAGCTTGGTGTCCCCGCTGGCCCCCTACCTCGCAACGCAGGGAAACAGGATGGGCGAGCCCGCACGGGTGAAGCTCAGCGTGCGCGACCCGTCACTCAGTGTGAAGGCGCTGGTCGATGGCGAAGACGTCGACGTCTCGGTCGTGTATCTCGTCGACGGCACTGAGCTGCACTGGCCGGCTGCGCTGCAGAGCGTGGCGATTGGCACCGATCCCTACCTGCTGGTCGTGCCGCGCGCGTGGGAAGTGCATCACCCGCTTCAGGGTGCGGGCGTACATTCGCTTGCCATGGGGCTAGCGTCACTGCAGAACCGCCCCTGGGTGATGCATCACCCAGGCTCGAGCGACAGCGAGGTGATCGAGCGACTGTTCACCGCGCACCGGTTACAGCCACAGGTCGTCGCCCGCGCCGATGACTTCACGGTCTCGCTGCGGCTGGTGTCACTCGGCTTTGCTGGCGCATTTATCCCCCGCGTTGCACTCGGCCCGATTTCCGAGCTCTCCCCCGATGTTGTTGTGATTGACGTCCCCGAGCTGCAGCTATCGCGATCGGTGACGGCGCTCATCTCGCCCCGCGCGCCCGTCGAAGAGGTGGCAGATCTTGTGGCCGCGTTGCAGCAACTCCACAACCACGCGCCCTCGACTTCGATTCCGACCGCCACCCCGACAGGAGCCTAA
- a CDS encoding serine hydrolase, producing MNVPLTTNLGTRWSVLVTDIDSGEVLLAHSPEQVVDTASMGKIFLLHRLLAEADAGTRSLEDRVTRRPVEHMDESGIWHLLQQDSLTLYDVAALIGASSDNAATNTLCRVLGLPAVQAHTRALGYEASGLDDVVRWPIPTGASPTLSHANAAELVRFVTRTALGTDLSQASADTLQRWLGAGTDLSMVASAFNLDPLAHYQFDRDVWLWNKTGTISSVRADAGLVMSSKRRIAYAVIANWQPGEDGRDEVLNQMRGIGSFIAEYL from the coding sequence ATGAACGTCCCACTCACCACAAACTTGGGTACCCGGTGGTCGGTGCTGGTGACCGACATCGACTCGGGTGAGGTGCTGCTCGCGCATAGCCCCGAGCAGGTGGTCGATACCGCCAGCATGGGCAAGATCTTTCTCCTCCATCGGCTGCTCGCTGAGGCCGACGCTGGTACTCGGTCGCTTGAAGATCGGGTCACGAGGCGACCGGTGGAGCACATGGATGAGTCGGGGATCTGGCACCTCCTCCAGCAGGATTCGCTCACGCTGTACGACGTCGCTGCCCTGATTGGGGCATCCAGCGATAACGCCGCCACCAATACGCTGTGCCGCGTCCTCGGCCTCCCCGCGGTGCAGGCGCATACGCGCGCGCTCGGGTACGAAGCTTCGGGTCTCGACGATGTAGTGCGCTGGCCCATTCCGACCGGGGCATCGCCCACGCTGTCGCATGCGAACGCCGCCGAGCTCGTGCGATTTGTCACCCGCACCGCGCTGGGCACCGATTTATCGCAGGCGTCTGCAGATACGTTGCAGCGCTGGCTCGGAGCCGGCACCGACCTGTCCATGGTGGCGTCGGCGTTCAACCTTGATCCGCTCGCGCATTACCAGTTCGATCGCGACGTTTGGCTCTGGAACAAGACGGGCACGATCTCGAGCGTGCGTGCCGATGCCGGGCTGGTGATGAGCAGCAAGCGCCGGATCGCCTACGCCGTGATCGCGAACTGGCAACCGGGCGAAGACGGCCGCGATGAGGTGCTGAATCAGATGCGCGGCATCGGGTCGTTTATCGCTGAGTACTTATAG
- a CDS encoding ABC transporter substrate-binding protein gives MNSVMTRINRPGNLVRALAGVAGAGLLLAGLTACGGESLADTEKPAESTGEVEFMAVPDEEKAKAIIEGIEPSATAAAELPANYATDGIKFVTSVGYPPMEEWGTNKKDIIGVDPAIAHAIARKLGVTMTLEDQEFNSMIPGLISNRYDVLMSSMTDNAERRETTTFVDYVSAGNAFLVSTGNPENIAAPADLCGKIVAVVDSGSSAILADEFSEICTEAGSEPYEVLRFDGDAPANLAVQSGRAVATITDFPVAKAREADPANKMEAIAIDGGESLWGIGVDKADTELATAVQTALQELVDDGTYGELLAAWNVEGMAVETVTINGGD, from the coding sequence ATGAATTCAGTTATGACACGCATCAACCGGCCCGGCAACCTCGTGCGCGCGCTGGCCGGCGTCGCGGGTGCTGGCCTGCTGCTGGCGGGGCTTACCGCCTGCGGAGGCGAGTCACTCGCCGACACCGAGAAACCCGCAGAATCAACCGGCGAGGTTGAATTTATGGCGGTCCCCGACGAAGAAAAAGCGAAAGCCATCATTGAGGGCATCGAACCCTCGGCCACGGCGGCCGCCGAACTCCCCGCGAACTACGCCACCGACGGCATCAAGTTCGTGACCTCAGTGGGCTACCCGCCGATGGAAGAGTGGGGAACCAACAAGAAGGACATCATCGGGGTCGATCCGGCGATCGCACACGCCATCGCCCGCAAGCTCGGAGTGACGATGACGCTCGAGGATCAAGAGTTCAACTCGATGATTCCGGGCTTGATTTCGAACCGCTATGACGTACTGATGAGCTCGATGACCGATAATGCCGAGCGCCGCGAAACCACCACGTTTGTGGACTACGTCTCAGCTGGTAACGCCTTCCTCGTGTCCACAGGAAACCCCGAAAACATTGCGGCGCCGGCTGATTTATGCGGCAAGATCGTTGCGGTCGTTGACTCGGGATCATCGGCCATCCTGGCTGACGAATTCTCTGAGATCTGCACCGAAGCGGGCAGCGAACCTTACGAGGTGCTGCGTTTTGACGGAGACGCACCGGCTAACCTGGCCGTACAAAGCGGCCGCGCCGTCGCGACCATCACCGACTTCCCTGTCGCGAAGGCCCGCGAGGCCGACCCCGCCAACAAGATGGAAGCGATCGCGATCGACGGCGGCGAAAGCCTGTGGGGTATCGGAGTCGATAAGGCAGACACCGAGCTCGCCACCGCGGTGCAGACCGCGCTGCAAGAGCTCGTTGACGACGGCACTTACGGTGAGCTGCTCGCAGCTTGGAACGTTGAGGGAATGGCGGTGGAAACCGTCACGATCAACGGCGGTGACTAA